One window from the genome of Deinococcus sp. NW-56 encodes:
- a CDS encoding peroxiredoxin: MSPRVGQPAPDFDTRSDDGQPVRLADLRGRWVVLYFYPRASTPGCSVEAQRFEAALPEFERLNAAVIGVSTDTEARQAKFRESCDLSFPLIPDGDRTLCRAYGVMGGLGGLMGLAGRQTFLIDPEGKVAHHWRTVNPASHAADVVRYLRQTA; the protein is encoded by the coding sequence ATGTCTCCCCGCGTCGGCCAGCCCGCTCCCGACTTCGACACCCGCAGCGACGACGGCCAGCCCGTCCGGCTCGCGGACCTGCGGGGCCGCTGGGTCGTGCTGTACTTTTACCCCCGCGCGAGCACGCCCGGCTGCTCGGTGGAAGCGCAGCGCTTCGAGGCGGCCCTGCCGGAGTTCGAGCGCCTGAACGCCGCCGTCATCGGCGTGAGCACCGACACGGAAGCGCGGCAGGCCAAGTTCCGCGAGAGTTGCGACCTCTCCTTCCCCCTGATTCCCGACGGCGACCGCACCCTGTGCCGCGCTTACGGCGTGATGGGCGGCCTCGGCGGGCTGATGGGGCTGGCCGGGCGGCAGACCTTCCTGATCGACCCCGAGGGCAAGGTCGCCCACCACTGGCGCACGGTGAACCCGGCGAGCCACGCGGCGGACGTGGTGCGCTACCTGCGGCAGACGGCGTAG
- a CDS encoding Panacea domain-containing protein: MTLTDSPLKIADPTRTGYAAEVVANAFLDLARAEGRSLTQMQLHKLVYIAHGWTLALLGRPLIYNTVHAWQYGPIVRRLWDHWGGRGRAPIAEPLAVSPGEPDLSDDPAALEVIRSVWATYGQMSGEELSRLTHLDGSPWRQVFGHAADLIPNEVTREYYTALARSA, from the coding sequence ATGACCCTGACGGACTCACCGCTCAAAATCGCTGACCCGACCCGGACCGGTTACGCCGCCGAGGTCGTGGCAAACGCTTTTCTCGACCTCGCGCGGGCTGAGGGCCGCAGCCTCACGCAGATGCAGCTTCACAAGCTGGTGTACATCGCGCATGGGTGGACGCTCGCGCTGCTGGGGCGGCCGCTGATCTACAACACCGTTCACGCCTGGCAGTACGGCCCCATCGTGCGGCGGCTGTGGGACCACTGGGGCGGGCGGGGCCGGGCACCCATCGCGGAGCCGCTGGCCGTCTCGCCTGGCGAGCCCGACCTGAGTGACGACCCGGCCGCGCTGGAGGTCATCCGCAGCGTGTGGGCCACCTACGGCCAGATGAGCGGCGAGGAACTCTCGCGCCTGACCCACCTGGACGGCAGCCCCTGGCGGCAGGTCTTCGGCCACGCGGCCGACCTGATTCCCAACGAGGTCACCCGCGAGTACTACACCGCCCTGGCCCGCAGCGCCTGA
- a CDS encoding DUF3108 domain-containing protein, whose amino-acid sequence MSGHLRRILSPALLGAALLVGCAPATAPQSQGTPVASSTPVNRVSFSPLETGLTWTYQPEGEAAGGQPYTLRALGPTVFAGQTALAFELTGRGAQQTWFRQIGAEGVRLLGFRKPGVSVRLDPAWLEAPAEGAWRVGLNWEGVSRVTLTGDDGKVQAQGTLRYRYDVQDRRRVTTPAGTFEVWVVTRQIGDDVGGLFSPQVQQLWFAPFVGEVRTPEGLLLTARNFGGKP is encoded by the coding sequence ATGTCCGGCCACCTCCGCCGAATCCTTTCCCCAGCGCTCCTGGGGGCAGCGCTGCTGGTGGGCTGTGCGCCCGCCACGGCACCGCAGTCGCAGGGGACGCCCGTGGCGTCAAGCACGCCCGTCAACCGCGTGTCCTTCTCCCCGCTGGAGACGGGCCTGACCTGGACCTACCAGCCCGAGGGCGAGGCGGCGGGCGGGCAGCCCTACACCCTGCGGGCGCTGGGGCCGACGGTGTTCGCCGGGCAGACGGCGCTGGCCTTCGAGCTGACGGGGCGCGGCGCCCAGCAGACGTGGTTCCGGCAGATCGGCGCCGAGGGGGTGCGGCTGCTGGGCTTTCGCAAACCCGGCGTGAGTGTGCGGCTGGACCCCGCGTGGCTGGAGGCCCCCGCCGAGGGCGCGTGGCGGGTAGGCTTGAACTGGGAGGGCGTCAGCCGGGTGACCCTGACCGGCGACGACGGCAAGGTGCAGGCCCAGGGCACCTTGCGCTACCGCTACGACGTGCAGGACCGCCGCCGGGTCACCACCCCCGCCGGGACCTTCGAGGTCTGGGTGGTCACCCGGCAGATCGGGGACGACGTGGGCGGCCTCTTCTCGCCGCAGGTGCAGCAGCTGTGGTTTGCGCCCTTCGTGGGCGAGGTCCGCACCCCGGAGGGCCTGCTCCTGACCGCCCGCAACTTTGGGGGGAAGCCGTGA
- the dxs gene encoding 1-deoxy-D-xylulose-5-phosphate synthase produces the protein MTEPLTPLLDRIHSPEDLKTLAREDLPQLSAELRDEIVRVCSVGGLHLASSLGATDLIVALHYVLDSPRDRILFDVGHQAYAHKMLTGRRGQMPTLKKEGGLSGFTKVSENEHDAITVGHASTSLANALGMALARDAQGQKHRIAAVIGDGSLTGGMALAALNTIGDLGRPMLIVLNDNEMSISENVGALNKFMRGLQVQKWFQEGEGAGKKAVEALSKPLADLMSRAKSSTRHFFDPASVNPFAAMGLRYVGPVDGHNVQELVWLLEHLVDLDGPTLLHVVTKKGKGLSYAEADPIFWHGPAKFDPATGEYAPSSAYSWSSAFGDAVTELAARDPRTFVVTPAMREGSGLVRYSQVHPHRYLDVGIAEDVAVTAAAGMALQGLRPVVAIYSTFLQRAYDQVLHDVAIENLNVTFAIDRAGIVGADGATHNGVFDLSYLRSIPNVRIGLPKDAAELRGMLKYAQEHPGPFAIRYPRGNTERVPEGTWPELEWGTWERVQEGDDVVLLAGGKALDYARKAAEGLPGVGVVNARFVKPLDEAMLREVAGKARALITVEDNTIVGGFGSAVLEALNGMGLRVPVRVLGLPDEFQEHATVESVHARAGMDTAAIRTVLAELGVDVPLEV, from the coding sequence ATGACTGAACCCCTGACTCCCCTCCTCGACCGCATCCACAGTCCGGAAGACCTCAAGACGCTCGCCCGCGAGGACCTGCCGCAGCTGTCCGCCGAACTGCGGGACGAGATCGTGCGGGTCTGCTCGGTGGGCGGACTGCACCTCGCGTCCTCGCTGGGAGCCACCGACCTGATCGTGGCGCTGCACTACGTCCTCGACTCGCCGCGCGACCGCATCCTCTTCGACGTGGGGCACCAGGCCTACGCGCACAAGATGCTCACCGGACGCCGGGGGCAGATGCCCACCCTGAAAAAGGAGGGGGGGCTGAGCGGCTTTACCAAGGTCAGCGAGAACGAGCACGACGCGATCACGGTAGGGCACGCGAGCACGTCCTTGGCCAACGCACTGGGCATGGCGCTGGCCCGCGACGCGCAGGGGCAAAAGCACCGCATCGCCGCCGTGATCGGGGACGGCTCACTGACGGGCGGCATGGCCCTGGCCGCGCTGAACACCATCGGGGACCTGGGGCGGCCCATGCTGATTGTCCTGAACGACAACGAGATGAGCATCTCGGAGAACGTGGGGGCGCTGAACAAGTTCATGCGCGGCCTGCAGGTCCAGAAGTGGTTCCAGGAGGGTGAGGGGGCGGGCAAAAAGGCGGTGGAGGCGCTCAGCAAGCCGCTGGCCGACCTGATGAGCCGCGCCAAGAGTTCCACCCGGCACTTCTTCGACCCGGCCAGCGTGAACCCCTTCGCGGCGATGGGCCTGCGCTACGTCGGGCCGGTGGACGGGCACAACGTGCAGGAACTCGTGTGGCTGCTCGAACACCTCGTGGACCTCGACGGCCCCACGCTGCTGCACGTGGTCACCAAGAAGGGCAAGGGCCTGAGCTACGCCGAGGCCGACCCCATCTTCTGGCACGGCCCCGCCAAGTTCGACCCCGCGACCGGGGAGTACGCGCCGAGCAGCGCCTACTCGTGGAGCAGCGCCTTCGGGGACGCGGTGACCGAACTCGCCGCCCGCGACCCCCGCACCTTCGTGGTCACCCCCGCCATGCGCGAGGGCAGCGGGCTGGTGCGCTACAGCCAGGTCCACCCCCACCGCTACCTCGACGTGGGCATCGCGGAGGACGTGGCCGTCACGGCGGCGGCAGGTATGGCCTTGCAGGGGCTGCGGCCCGTCGTGGCGATCTATTCGACCTTCCTGCAACGGGCTTACGATCAGGTGCTGCACGACGTGGCGATCGAGAACCTCAACGTGACTTTCGCCATCGACCGGGCGGGCATCGTGGGGGCGGACGGGGCCACCCACAACGGGGTCTTCGACCTGAGTTACCTGCGCTCGATTCCCAACGTCCGGATTGGCCTCCCCAAGGACGCCGCCGAGCTGCGCGGGATGCTGAAGTACGCGCAGGAGCATCCCGGCCCCTTCGCCATCCGTTACCCACGCGGCAACACCGAGCGCGTGCCGGAGGGCACCTGGCCCGAGCTGGAATGGGGCACCTGGGAGCGCGTGCAGGAGGGGGACGACGTGGTTCTCCTGGCCGGGGGCAAGGCGCTGGACTACGCCCGCAAGGCCGCCGAGGGCCTCCCCGGCGTGGGTGTGGTGAATGCCCGCTTCGTCAAGCCGCTCGACGAGGCGATGCTGCGCGAGGTGGCGGGCAAAGCCCGCGCCCTGATCACGGTGGAGGACAACACCATCGTGGGCGGCTTCGGAAGTGCGGTGCTCGAAGCGCTGAACGGGATGGGCCTGCGGGTGCCCGTGCGGGTGCTGGGCCTCCCCGACGAGTTTCAGGAGCACGCGACGGTGGAGAGCGTCCACGCCCGCGCCGGAATGGACACGGCGGCGATCCGCACCGTGCTGGCCGAACTCGGCGTGGATGTGCCGTTGGAAGTGTAG
- a CDS encoding DUF72 domain-containing protein: protein MPAPPPAPGRLFVGTSGWTYRHWRGEFYPAGLVQRRELAYLAERLGSVEINGSFYSLQRPDTYARWGAEVPPGFVFAVKGGRFVTHMKKLRGVRGPLANFFASGVLRLGGRLGPVLWQLPEQVRFAPEVLGAFLALLPRTTGEAARLAAEHDERLTGRAWTEAGEDRPLRHALEVRHGSFLTPEVPALLRRFGVALVVADAAGHFPLVEEVTADFVYVRLHGSRELYRSGYDPDEIGAWAARVRAWREGGEPPDARRLTGLPLPRQPRDVYVYFDNDIGAHAPRDALALASALGVTWPGER from the coding sequence GTGCCCGCCCCTCCGCCTGCCCCCGGCCGCCTCTTTGTCGGCACCTCCGGCTGGACCTACCGCCACTGGCGGGGCGAGTTCTACCCGGCCGGGCTGGTGCAGCGGCGCGAGCTGGCCTACCTCGCCGAGCGGCTGGGCAGCGTGGAGATCAACGGCTCCTTCTACTCCTTGCAACGTCCGGACACCTACGCCCGCTGGGGGGCCGAGGTGCCGCCCGGCTTCGTTTTCGCGGTGAAGGGTGGGCGCTTCGTCACCCATATGAAGAAGCTGCGCGGGGTGCGCGGCCCGCTCGCCAACTTCTTCGCGTCGGGGGTGCTGCGGCTGGGTGGGCGGCTGGGGCCGGTGCTGTGGCAACTGCCCGAACAGGTGCGCTTCGCCCCGGAGGTGCTGGGGGCATTCCTGGCCCTGCTGCCGCGCACCACCGGGGAAGCCGCCCGCCTCGCCGCCGAACACGACGAGCGGCTGACGGGCCGGGCGTGGACCGAGGCAGGGGAGGACCGCCCCCTGCGCCACGCGCTGGAGGTGCGGCATGGGAGTTTCCTCACGCCCGAAGTGCCCGCCCTGCTGCGCCGCTTCGGGGTCGCCCTCGTCGTCGCGGACGCGGCGGGGCACTTTCCGCTGGTGGAGGAGGTGACCGCCGACTTCGTGTATGTGCGGCTGCACGGTTCGCGCGAGCTGTACCGCAGCGGCTATGACCCCGACGAGATCGGGGCCTGGGCCGCGCGAGTACGGGCCTGGCGGGAGGGCGGGGAACCGCCGGATGCCCGCCGCCTGACCGGCCTCCCGCTGCCCCGGCAGCCCCGCGACGTGTACGTGTACTTCGACAACGACATCGGCGCCCACGCTCCCCGTGACGCGCTCGCGCTGGCCTCGGCGCTGGGGGTGACGTGGCCGGGGGAGAGGTGA
- the tilS gene encoding tRNA lysidine(34) synthetase TilS — MRRPPALGRPLQPYAGQTVVVGVSGGADSVALLRALLLAGARPVVAHLDHALREDSAQDAAWVEALAGRLGVPFHGTRVEVGAVAARRGWNLEDAARRVRYEFLSRAAKAAGASAILTAHTRRDQAETVLVELLRGEAVLSGIPPVRGRVHRPWLDVSRADVEAFLRSLGQDWREDPTNADLTRTRAWLRGEVMPLLATRFPGLEAALARLARLAREDDAALEALAARLTEHAPRTRQPAAVLRRHVARALEDAGLAYHAEHVGALAAALGAGETAHVTLPGGRDVTATGGRLHLRPLGWPAPDFPVPPGWTLRTRQPGDRLRLPGGTRKLSDVFTDAKVPRPERDRVPLLTVGDDVQWVGLHPPVWAVGAREAAGVAPDPLHTAMGEALALAGEAAGHGEVPVGAVVLGPDGAVVGRGRNTSREHGDMTRHAELGALREATRTLGTPYLTACTLVVTLEPCPMCLGAALEARVGRIVYGAANPKAGALGGVSDLLAHHWGHRPEVTGGVRAGEAARLLRQSFQAVRRQTE; from the coding sequence GTGAGGCGGCCCCCGGCGCTGGGCCGTCCGCTTCAGCCCTACGCCGGGCAGACTGTCGTGGTGGGCGTCTCCGGTGGGGCCGACAGCGTGGCCCTCCTGCGGGCGCTGCTCCTGGCGGGGGCGCGGCCCGTCGTCGCCCACCTCGACCACGCCCTGCGCGAGGATTCAGCCCAGGACGCGGCCTGGGTGGAGGCGCTGGCGGGGCGGCTGGGGGTGCCCTTCCACGGCACGCGGGTGGAGGTGGGCGCGGTCGCCGCCCGGCGCGGTTGGAACCTGGAAGACGCGGCCCGCCGAGTGCGCTACGAGTTCCTCTCGCGGGCGGCGAAGGCGGCGGGGGCCTCGGCCATCCTGACGGCCCACACCCGCCGCGATCAGGCGGAAACGGTGCTGGTGGAACTGCTGCGCGGTGAGGCAGTCCTGAGCGGCATTCCCCCCGTGCGGGGCCGCGTCCACCGCCCCTGGCTGGACGTGTCCCGCGCCGATGTGGAAGCCTTCCTGCGCTCGCTGGGCCAGGACTGGCGCGAGGACCCCACAAATGCCGACCTCACCCGGACGCGGGCGTGGCTGCGTGGCGAGGTCATGCCTCTGCTGGCCACTCGCTTTCCTGGCCTGGAGGCTGCCCTCGCCCGCCTCGCCCGCCTTGCCCGTGAAGACGATGCGGCCTTGGAGGCCCTCGCCGCCCGGCTGACCGAGCACGCGCCCCGGACCCGGCAGCCCGCCGCCGTCCTGCGCCGTCACGTGGCGCGGGCGCTGGAGGACGCGGGCCTGGCCTACCACGCCGAGCACGTCGGGGCACTCGCCGCTGCTCTGGGGGCGGGGGAGACGGCCCACGTCACCCTGCCGGGGGGCCGGGACGTGACCGCGACGGGCGGGCGGCTACACCTGCGCCCGCTGGGGTGGCCTGCCCCCGATTTCCCGGTCCCACCCGGCTGGACCCTCCGCACCCGGCAGCCCGGCGATCGGCTGCGTCTGCCCGGAGGCACCCGCAAGCTCAGCGACGTGTTCACCGACGCGAAGGTGCCCCGCCCCGAGCGGGACCGCGTGCCCCTGCTGACGGTGGGGGATGACGTGCAGTGGGTGGGCCTGCACCCCCCCGTGTGGGCGGTCGGAGCGCGGGAAGCGGCGGGCGTGGCCCCGGACCCCCTCCATACGGCGATGGGCGAGGCCCTCGCGCTGGCGGGGGAAGCGGCGGGGCACGGCGAGGTCCCCGTGGGCGCCGTCGTGCTGGGGCCGGACGGCGCGGTGGTCGGCCGGGGCCGCAACACCAGCCGCGAGCATGGCGACATGACCCGGCACGCTGAACTCGGAGCGCTGCGAGAAGCGACCCGTACCCTGGGGACGCCCTACCTCACGGCCTGCACCCTCGTCGTGACGCTGGAGCCGTGCCCGATGTGCCTGGGAGCGGCGTTGGAGGCGCGGGTGGGCCGGATCGTGTACGGGGCTGCCAACCCCAAGGCGGGAGCGCTGGGCGGCGTCAGCGACCTATTGGCCCACCATTGGGGCCACCGCCCCGAGGTGACGGGCGGTGTGCGGGCGGGGGAAGCGGCGCGGCTGCTCCGGCAGAGTTTTCAGGCCGTGCGGCGGCAAACCGAATAG
- a CDS encoding PspA/IM30 family protein, protein MSILDRLSRLLRANVNDLISRAEDPAKIIDQALLDMRSAYAEARSEVAEAMSQSAKLTRESGTNRKLAEEYEKKAEEALRAGNEELAREALRRSQNHKDLARGFEEQVGTQTATVDQLKTQLRALEAKIDEMESRKSLLAARQKTAQAGATLERVSGFGKAGGAMDAFEDMERKVLHMEDRNQAMTQLRQEGDLDAQLADLGRDRELDDAFAALKARVQGGQGGAGQGSTPPSDSQG, encoded by the coding sequence ATGAGCATTCTCGATCGCCTGTCCCGCCTGCTCCGTGCCAACGTCAACGACCTGATCAGCCGCGCCGAGGACCCCGCCAAGATCATCGACCAGGCCCTGCTCGACATGCGCTCGGCCTACGCCGAGGCCCGCAGCGAGGTGGCCGAGGCCATGAGCCAGAGCGCCAAGCTCACCCGCGAGTCGGGCACCAACCGCAAGCTCGCCGAGGAATACGAGAAGAAGGCGGAAGAGGCGCTGCGGGCCGGGAACGAGGAGCTTGCCCGCGAGGCCCTGCGCCGCTCGCAGAACCACAAGGACCTCGCCCGGGGGTTCGAGGAGCAGGTCGGCACCCAGACGGCCACGGTCGATCAGCTCAAGACCCAGCTCCGGGCGCTGGAAGCCAAGATCGACGAGATGGAGTCGCGCAAGTCGCTGCTCGCTGCCCGGCAGAAGACCGCGCAGGCCGGAGCGACCCTGGAGCGCGTCAGCGGCTTCGGCAAGGCGGGCGGCGCGATGGACGCCTTCGAGGACATGGAACGCAAGGTCCTGCACATGGAAGACCGCAACCAGGCCATGACCCAGCTGCGGCAGGAGGGCGACCTCGACGCCCAGCTCGCCGACCTCGGGCGCGACCGCGAACTCGACGACGCCTTCGCCGCGCTCAAGGCGCGGGTGCAGGGCGGCCAGGGCGGCGCGGGGCAGGGCAGCACCCCTCCCAGCGACAGCCAGGGCTGA